A genomic region of Thermodesulfobacteriota bacterium contains the following coding sequences:
- a CDS encoding N-acyl homoserine lactonase family protein: MPEKLVKKLFILPGGYLNIDYSIFVTGKNMGKTIKAPVYSVLLIHDDGPILIDVGLNPDGLTDPNQAWGPRAKLIKPEFTKEDTIQERLRQLDLKVSDIKMVILTHLHWDHTGGLRFFKNCPIIVQKAEYRFAFNPDTFVSTQYMSNHFDFPLNFQQVEGDKVIASGISVIATPGHTPGHQSILVRLNSGRSYILPGDAVCIEENLELKIPPSNNVNNEQAMRSIYRLEHLSKILESEIIPSHDIVKWDSIKKSPDFYS, encoded by the coding sequence ATGCCTGAAAAACTTGTAAAAAAATTATTTATTTTACCCGGTGGGTACCTTAACATTGACTACTCTATATTTGTAACAGGAAAAAATATGGGGAAAACAATAAAGGCGCCCGTTTACTCTGTTTTGCTCATTCATGACGATGGCCCAATTTTGATAGATGTAGGATTAAACCCTGACGGGTTGACTGATCCTAACCAAGCATGGGGACCGCGAGCCAAACTTATTAAACCGGAATTCACAAAAGAAGATACGATCCAGGAAAGATTAAGGCAACTGGACTTGAAAGTTTCGGATATAAAAATGGTTATCCTGACTCACCTTCATTGGGACCATACAGGTGGACTGCGCTTCTTTAAAAATTGTCCTATTATTGTTCAAAAAGCGGAATATCGTTTTGCCTTTAATCCCGATACATTTGTTTCAACGCAATACATGAGCAACCACTTCGATTTTCCTCTTAATTTCCAACAAGTTGAGGGCGATAAAGTTATTGCTTCCGGCATTTCTGTAATAGCAACACCTGGCCACACACCAGGGCATCAATCAATATTAGTAAGGCTTAACAGCGGACGCTCATATATCCTGCCAGGGGATGCGGTATGTATCGAAGAAAACTTAGAGCTTAAAATTCCACCCAGCAATAACGTAAATAATGAACAGGCAATGAGAAGTATTTACCGTCTCGAACATTTATCGAAAATACTTGAAAGTGAAATAATACCCTCTCACGACATCGTAAAATGGGATAGCATAAAAAAATCACCGGATTTTTACAGCTAA
- a CDS encoding MarR family transcriptional regulator has product MVFQDCICFQLGRVTRKLTRYYRDKISVFGLTHGQFFMLVAIFEEKSLLPSQLAEKTALDRPTTTGLLDRLERDGWIERRPDSNDRRALRIHLSPKAEKNRNSILSIFGEINSQFVNRYSKEEWQQFQSLLQKLE; this is encoded by the coding sequence ATGGTTTTTCAAGACTGCATATGCTTTCAATTAGGTCGCGTAACCAGGAAACTTACCCGGTATTACAGGGATAAAATCTCTGTTTTCGGGCTCACACACGGGCAATTTTTTATGCTGGTAGCTATTTTTGAAGAAAAATCGCTTTTACCGAGTCAACTGGCTGAAAAAACAGCGTTGGACAGACCTACTACCACTGGGTTATTAGACCGTCTGGAACGTGACGGCTGGATAGAACGACGACCCGATTCCAATGATCGCCGGGCCTTGCGTATTCACCTTTCTCCCAAAGCTGAAAAAAACCGCAATTCAATTCTTTCAATATTCGGCGAAATAAACAGCCAGTTTGTAAATCGTTACTCAAAGGAAGAATGGCAACAGTTTCAATCTCTTTTGCAGAAGTTGGAATGA
- a CDS encoding phosphate acyltransferase, with translation MYRNFREIKKRAIELGPKKVAVLFPDDSDVLRSVIDGNRKGLIHPVLIGNKNRIEKVASENKLSLNNFEFIDQSDPQDAANQCIELVRTNRVSFVVKGKIITSFLYRSLIRHTQDFAPDQVPCTLCFHQAPGIEKIFVVTDPGVNIYPDTTVKQKILNKAITVFHHIGCRQPRVMILSAKHYGDIISAAQKDADILSQLVVKNLDGKCRICESRNFIEAFGNQIIDTASFPDIFLVPNIDAGNILVKSIDHLGGGIRQCVTIGGGIFVLTPSRSDGYSARITNLALGVVLSSQKLEKQ, from the coding sequence ATGTACCGAAATTTTAGAGAAATCAAAAAAAGAGCCATAGAACTTGGCCCTAAAAAAGTTGCGGTGCTTTTTCCTGATGATTCAGATGTCCTGCGTTCGGTTATAGATGGCAATCGGAAAGGATTGATTCATCCAGTACTCATAGGCAACAAAAACCGTATAGAAAAAGTAGCCTCAGAAAATAAACTGTCATTAAACAATTTTGAGTTTATTGATCAGAGTGATCCGCAGGACGCTGCCAACCAGTGCATTGAACTTGTGAGAACAAACCGTGTATCATTTGTTGTAAAGGGCAAGATAATAACCAGCTTTCTATACCGTTCACTGATACGGCATACCCAGGATTTCGCACCGGATCAGGTTCCATGCACTTTGTGTTTTCATCAAGCTCCGGGCATCGAAAAAATATTTGTTGTTACTGATCCGGGTGTTAATATTTATCCCGATACCACTGTTAAACAAAAAATTCTCAACAAAGCCATTACCGTGTTTCACCATATAGGATGTAGACAACCCAGGGTTATGATCCTATCAGCAAAACACTATGGCGATATAATCTCTGCAGCACAAAAAGATGCTGATATCTTAAGCCAGCTTGTAGTAAAAAATTTAGACGGAAAATGCAGAATCTGTGAAAGCCGGAATTTTATCGAAGCTTTTGGTAATCAGATAATTGATACAGCTTCTTTCCCTGATATTTTTCTGGTCCCCAATATAGATGCCGGTAATATTCTGGTAAAGAGCATCGATCATTTAGGCGGTGGTATCCGACAGTGCGTGACAATCGGTGGCGGTATCTTTGTACTGACACCTTCCCGATCCGACGGGTATTCTGCCAGGATCACAAATCTTGCTCTTGGTGTCGTTCTCTCATCACAAAAGCTGGAAAAACAATGA
- a CDS encoding phosphate acyltransferase has product MNNPSFKNIIKAAKTGKTRSMVITGDGNNAAVNAVFRAQDIKLIEPVFCGQGFSDLDRKNNLLSTDSDTVNARKHALGMVRSGEADILLDTEMITTEFLQMLSKVNLINGHTLSYVSVFESVKEQRLTLLTDTLINSTPNLKEKTAILENAIPIADVIGIKHPNIAALAPLELVNPAIKSTMDAAILSKMSQRGQFGNAVIEGPLAMDNAESADAAIQKGIQSTVPGNADIYFFPDIESANLTAQFLAWVFRVKFAGVLAGTKVPIVVHSPLENDDSWLLSIALAVLSC; this is encoded by the coding sequence ATGAATAATCCTTCTTTTAAAAATATTATCAAAGCAGCAAAAACGGGAAAAACTAGAAGTATGGTTATTACCGGGGATGGAAACAACGCTGCCGTCAACGCTGTTTTTAGAGCTCAAGATATTAAGCTTATAGAACCCGTCTTTTGCGGACAGGGATTTTCCGATCTAGATCGTAAAAATAATTTGTTATCGACTGATTCCGACACTGTAAATGCCCGTAAACATGCCCTTGGAATGGTGCGCTCCGGTGAAGCAGATATTCTTCTTGACACCGAAATGATCACTACCGAATTTTTACAGATGCTTTCAAAAGTGAATTTGATTAATGGACATACACTGAGCTATGTAAGTGTATTCGAATCGGTAAAGGAACAGCGTCTTACACTTCTGACCGACACTCTTATTAACTCCACACCTAATTTAAAGGAAAAAACAGCTATTTTGGAAAATGCTATCCCTATAGCAGATGTAATTGGAATCAAACACCCCAATATTGCCGCCCTTGCTCCTCTTGAGCTGGTCAACCCTGCCATAAAGTCAACAATGGATGCCGCAATACTTTCAAAGATGTCCCAAAGGGGACAATTCGGAAATGCTGTTATCGAGGGACCTTTGGCCATGGATAACGCCGAATCGGCTGATGCAGCGATTCAAAAAGGTATTCAAAGCACAGTGCCAGGCAATGCCGATATTTATTTTTTTCCTGATATTGAATCGGCGAATCTAACCGCTCAGTTTCTCGCATGGGTTTTTCGTGTTAAATTCGCCGGCGTGCTGGCCGGTACGAAGGTTCCGATTGTGGTTCATTCGCCCCTGGAAAATGATGATTCATGGCTACTAAGCATTGCTCTGGCGGTACTGAGCTGTTGA
- the buk gene encoding butyrate kinase has translation MATKHCSGGTELLRKNMCCILVINIGSTSTKVGFYKDRNFFFKETIDHTSEQMAGLNEFEKWLKFHKRAVDGILDSHGEKIKHLDIAVSRGGLTRPIKTGAYRITESMLKDLRSGGYGWHPCNVGPEIAYEIANRFEAKAIIYDSPVSDEMMPIARFSGLKDVKRHAAFHVLSQKSAAKKAASDLKLSYSKSSFIVAHMGGGITICAHKNGRIIDGTHGINEGPFTPQRTGTLPLQDLITLCFSGQFTQKEINRKLFGQGGVHSYSGTHDIAAVENRISRGDTEAELVLRAMGYQISKEICSMAAVLVGKADAVVLTGNLCKADTVTNEIRNRVISLSPVLIYPDEDELKSLAEGGLEVLRSFETIRIYI, from the coding sequence ATGGCTACTAAGCATTGCTCTGGCGGTACTGAGCTGTTGAGGAAAAATATGTGCTGCATTCTCGTAATCAATATCGGTTCTACATCAACCAAGGTTGGCTTTTATAAGGACCGTAACTTTTTCTTCAAAGAGACCATAGATCACACGTCTGAACAAATGGCCGGTCTTAATGAATTTGAAAAATGGCTTAAGTTTCATAAGCGAGCAGTGGATGGTATTTTAGATAGTCATGGTGAGAAAATAAAACATCTGGACATTGCAGTCAGCCGCGGCGGTTTGACTCGCCCGATTAAGACGGGAGCATATCGAATAACAGAATCCATGTTAAAAGACCTGCGCTCCGGTGGTTATGGTTGGCATCCGTGCAATGTAGGCCCTGAGATCGCTTATGAAATAGCAAATCGTTTTGAAGCAAAAGCGATTATATACGATTCTCCTGTATCTGATGAGATGATGCCGATTGCCAGGTTTTCTGGCCTTAAGGATGTTAAACGACATGCCGCCTTTCATGTTCTGAGCCAGAAATCAGCTGCAAAGAAAGCAGCATCGGATCTGAAACTCTCATACAGCAAATCTTCATTTATTGTTGCGCATATGGGTGGTGGAATTACTATTTGTGCCCACAAGAACGGAAGGATAATAGACGGCACGCACGGCATAAACGAAGGCCCTTTTACTCCCCAGCGAACAGGAACGTTGCCTTTGCAGGATCTGATAACGCTATGTTTTTCAGGACAATTCACTCAAAAAGAAATAAACCGCAAACTCTTCGGGCAAGGCGGTGTCCATTCGTATTCAGGCACCCATGATATTGCCGCAGTTGAGAACCGCATCTCCAGGGGTGACACGGAAGCCGAGCTTGTGCTGAGGGCCATGGGATACCAAATCAGCAAAGAGATCTGTTCCATGGCAGCAGTACTTGTGGGGAAAGCGGATGCGGTTGTACTTACAGGTAATCTTTGTAAAGCAGATACAGTGACGAACGAGATCCGGAACCGAGTAATTTCCTTAAGTCCGGTTTTGATTTACCCGGACGAGGATGAACTAAAAAGCCTTGCAGAAGGTGGCTTGGAAGTCCTTCGCAGCTTTGAGACAATCAGGATATACATTTAA